The sequence GTGATTTCAGAAAATTTGAAATCACAGAGTTTCAAATTCTTGGCTTTCCATGAACGTTCCTTTTTCAGTCTTGTACATGACAAAGATAATTGAAATTGCACTCCATACCACAATATGTGTAGAAGGATAAAATTTGACTGTGCAAGTCTGAAGTCTTTATATAGTTTTTCCATTCCTATTTTCTCTACATCTCACTATCTCAGTCTTCTTATTCCTTTCAATAGCAACCAGGTGGAGCATTCAGGAAAGAAGATATAACAAATTTCGCATTCGACATTCCATTGATCAAGTTTGAACACAATTCACGTTCATCAAGCCATTACAAGGTTAGAAGAAAAGACTTATTCATCAAATAATTTGTCAACACATTCTTAGCTACCAGATAGTGAATCAAATAAGGTGGTATTAACTCAATAATAGTGGTGTAAAAGCAGAAATGCTTCTTGAGGAAGAAGTAAAGAGAGAACCTGCATCCAACGATTCCCTTAAATTCTCTAAACAAGCATAAAAGCCTTTCGTCTTTGGAAGCAGGACATTTTTCAGGATAGGCAGCCCATTTTCAGAAGCATACTTTTGACTTCTCAGGCATTTCTGTTCTCTGGACATTTGAAGCAGAAATAAGATAAGAAAAAAAGGCTAAATATAAACACATCATATAGAAGTTCCAATTATATAACTTCTTTAAGTATGCAATATGCAATACGTAAAAATCTTGGAAAAAGAATAGGATGAGGGTATACCAAAAATTGTAGCCAGTAATTACGGCATAATCAACCATTTTAGGTAGTATAACAGCTCAAAAATCGCATCTTAATCGACGTGCCAGTTGCCACAGAGACAACCGCACTAAGTGGCAGTTACAAATCCATCTAAATATCAACATCAAAAAGTGCCACTTTCTTATTTGCAAGCAATACCTTAAGGTAGCatgaaaaaaaacatttatgTTAAGAGATGGAGGCAATAGAGAAAATACGTGAAATCCGTGCCCTCTGGGAAAACAGCAAGCCAAAGAAGATCACGAGGATCTTTGAATTTCGAAAGCATCTGGTGCACAGTTGATGCATCAACATCCCATTTCCTCTCCACGGGAATAAACTCCATAATATAAAATACCCAACCAAACACAGGTAGTTTCATCAAACTACTCTTGAGAATATACTTAATGTAACCTTGACATCCCTTCCGCAATGCAAGATCCCACAAATACATCCAGTCCACCTCGGTTCTATGGTTCGCGATGAGCAATACACGTTCCTTCGCCGGAACTTGGTCGCCAGAGAATACAACTTTAGTCTTGTTTATTTTCTCGAAAAAGAAAGGCCATAGAGCAATCCAGCTCCCGAAGAAGAATGCTGATGCTTTTCTACTGTAACTTACACTGAAAAATCTCAAGATAACGGCTGTCCAAAAACCACCGAAAACTAATAACACAAAGGCCGTCAAGACAAGCAccaataaacaaataatgccaCGTATTACTCGAAATGCCGTCAGCGGGTAGTGCCTCTGGCCTTCTATCAATCCCACAACCGAGTCAGAGTCCATCGGCTACAAAATCAGTAAGTGCAACCAGAATTTTCTTACGAATTCACAAGATGAAAAGATCAATCACTCTATTTCGGAAGGCAATTCGCAACTCAATTTCAGTAAAAAGGAACAAAATAAGCAATCTGGTGAAAATATGAAACTTTCAACTAGCTACAGAAAAACAGAACAAAAAATAAACCACAAAACGTCGAAAAGTTGCACTCTTTAACAAAGCACAAACAATTTCACATATCAATTGACGAGGGACAAATTTTATGATCGAATCCTCACATTTTAGTcagaaacacacaaaaacaaaaaaaaacataagtACGATAAGTTTTCATCATCAGCAGCATATACCATGAGCTTCATAATCGATCTACCCGTAGTacataaatcaaacaatctacAAAAACCCTCGAGCCcacaaaatacataaaaattgaaggaaattgAGCTAAAATGTAGATTAAACTGAATCATGCAAATTCCAAAATCTTCAAGAAGAGAAACACGAAGAGCAGCACAAGCAAAGCATAGAGCAGTGGGAATACTTCCGAAATGTGTAAGATTTAAGAATTAAAGAATAATCAAATGAACTTTACCTTGGATACACTGAAAAGATTCACActttttgttttctttgatttgattaatgtatttttaatGTGAAACGAagattctggtggaatttcAAGGTGCAACGAGGAACCGGACTTTGCGGAATATCTGGGAAACAAATAATTTAGGAGTTGAAAATTCCACTCATAGTATTACTCGAATCATTGTTCTGTTCTTGTTACTTTTTATTTACGTGTACTTATCTACAACATTATTTTGTTTCAAGAAAGAGAGTTtagtacattttttttttttaaaaaaaaaaaggaagagaGTTtagttttatataaaaaataataataagaaagAGAGTTTAGtgaaaagtaataatattttttcataaatcaCGTATGAATAGAATATTTATCTTATAAAATTAACTGATGAGACagtattataaaattttttgtggTTGTTATCAtctctatttttttcttttttacttctaatttattcgtaataaaaaataattattatttttataattataaaaatttaaccatattttattattttattgtctttctaatatatatgattttaattacaGTTTTCTCTAATTCAGTGTAAGATGtttaaacttttaaatcatcacatatatttttagaattatttttttgttgatgTCGCAACCATTATCTTTCGTTGTACACACCGATTAAaccctaaaaataaaaaaatagtttgTATATCACGCTAATCAGATAAATTGCACCAAACAATCCTATACGACACACCGGTTAAATACATTTTCACTGAAATATACTTGTTTTCTATAATAAAACAGGAGATATGAAATAAAATGTAAAAGCTGATCAAAGAAATTAATCTAGTATATAAGTAACTTCTTTTTAATGAAACTTTATTGTAtactatatatacacacacactcATCACGTGTGTGCAAATAATCATGAACATACCAACGAAGAAACCTAATTACTTCAATGGAATAGATTATGGCATagattagattaattaattCTGGATTGCCTTGAATTTTAGTTTACATACATAATTTGTTTTGGGTTGGGTGGAATTAATTCTGGATTgccttgaattttattttattatttctggATTGCCTTGATTTTTTTTACATGCATAAATTTTTTTCAGAAATTAGCTTGTTTGGgtgggaatttttttttaaaaaagtgtcGTTTTCAAAACTTAAATATGATATTTCAAAAGTGTCATTttcatttctttttctttgaagCACGTTTTACGTATGAGTATGACGAGGGTTTACAGATACATaaccaatttttattttataatttatgaaaatacaaaatacTTTTAATTAATTGCAATTAATActtgttaaaaaaatttaaatattgcaCATGACGCGTAATTAAGGATATCACAGTCAATTTTATGATCTTCTTagaaattaattttgttataaGACTGAGCTTTTATCCAACCCTagcaataaaaaatattattttttacctCAAATAATTCCATATGTATATGGATTGAGTTGATTTTTTTAACAGATATAGATCTGTAAACTTGTCTCTTGGGAGACCTACtcgataaatattataataaaatttgtaACGTATGTAAATATATTATGGCTAAGAACttttgttgaattatttggCATGTTTATCTTCTTTTCgatgacaacgcttttttcatggaagagatttttttaaaaaaaaattatggcgGTGGATATCGTTTTTGTTCATCCATTTCGCGTGATGAGCAAAGGATTTTTAAAACAACGAtgccatttttttttataatcatTATTATATTACCGATCGAACGTATAAAATTGCAATGTTTTCCGAAAGATTTTTCACCACATTACGTCATGATCTTTATTTTTAAGAGAAGATATGTTGATTCCAAACATATGTAGTTTTTTAAATGTGTTTTTTTCTATTCAACGAACATATATTtattacataaaaaataattaaagttcatgctatattttttatttaatataaaaaaagaaaagtcattgtacatatatatttataaaaaattacattatattaatttttaataatttaaaaatacttaTTGTAttgattaatcaaataaattttattgtaTAATGTGAATATAATTCATTTGCATATATACGATTCAATGAGAAAATGTAAAgatgaaatttaattatatttaaatttcaagaaaaacctAACGATGATGtaatcatattttaaatatatcctagttatgcttgtaAATTTAGATAATTATGAATTTATCATAGATTTATATAAGAGCCTTCCAAAAAATTATCATCTTATTAATTTTAtcgaaattattaatttatcataAAGGCAAAAATCGAGATCGAGAAAATTGTTATTTTATAGAGGTTTCACTATACTTTAGTTTgttagatttaaattctttaagCTACATAACTTTAATAAGACTCGAGCTGCTTCTAACTTCCAAGACTCAAGTTGTATTTGCTTATAGGTGCTGTAGTTGCATTTTATCTTTTAACTTGTAAACACAGATCCAAGAAATCTAGTTGGGGGAGGGGAGCTTGAACGTAaatataatatatcaaatcttggatattaatatatatagggatatagttagaaaaatcatctTAATAAAAaagttcaaatatttttgaaataaatttgAGAATGTTAGTtccaaaacaaaatttaattaccaagttcatttttcaaaattttcctaTCAATAGTTAAATTAATATGTAACCTCCCAATCCACCACCAAGTTTCacttaattcaaaattttcatttgtGAAACTATTTTTTCAATATATGTTACATATactttcaaaattaaattttattaaattataaaatatttgataaaatacATCGATAGTACTTTGTATCGTTCTTTTATTAATTTGCTCGAAGTTCATATTACATTCATGAAAGCCACCAAATTAATATCTTACAATCTTATTTATAAAGAAGAGCATCACATAGtaatcgaattaaaattaatttggtgaAGTCAAAgatgaaatatctaaaatatccttcaaaaaacaaaaaaaaaaaaaaaatacaaaaacaaaaacaaaatctaTATATCTATTTTAAACTTCATTTGTCCATTATAATCTTcattttgtgattttattttatttttaaatttaaattgatttgaaacaaatatataatacatatatacaataaataatatttatattttaatcagACACGCAACTCATtttactttcaaatttaaattaatttgtaacaaatatataatatatatatgcaataaataatattcatattttaatcacaTTGTAAGCGTGTGCAGACAACTAGTATTTTAGTGATTTGTTTCAGTGAACACTCCGtgttatattataaaatttgattaaaaaaaaagttcgGGAGACGTAACGTAAGGGTCACACACTTTGAACAAGTTTCCCTTAATTCTCGTGATATCCTTACACCAAACAAACAATTTGGGCTAGACTTAAATCTGGCCACAACCcttacaaaaaaaaatgttaaaaaaaagaaataagaaaaga comes from Henckelia pumila isolate YLH828 chromosome 4, ASM3356847v2, whole genome shotgun sequence and encodes:
- the LOC140864234 gene encoding probable 1-acyl-sn-glycerol-3-phosphate acyltransferase 5; translation: MDSDSVVGLIEGQRHYPLTAFRVIRGIICLLVLVLTAFVLLVFGGFWTAVILRFFSVSYSRKASAFFFGSWIALWPFFFEKINKTKVVFSGDQVPAKERVLLIANHRTEVDWMYLWDLALRKGCQGYIKYILKSSLMKLPVFGWVFYIMEFIPVERKWDVDASTVHQMLSKFKDPRDLLWLAVFPEGTDFTEQKCLRSQKYASENGLPILKNVLLPKTKGFYACLENLRESLDAVYDITIGYRHRCPSFFDNIFGVDPSEVHIHVNRVSLGKIPTSEIEVSSWLTNTFSLKDKMLSDFYRKGHFPREGSEQDLSQMKCVVNFIFVMILTGTCTFFTFFSIWFRIYVSLVCAYMASATFFNFRPTPIFRL